Proteins encoded in a region of the Isosphaeraceae bacterium EP7 genome:
- a CDS encoding FAD-dependent monooxygenase codes for MTRNPAEILIIGAGPTGLTLALWLARLGVPSRIVEKNSGPGLQSRAMVVQARTLEFYRQLGFAEETIERGFKLDSVHLRRGGAEVTHFRIGEIGVGLSPFPFVLSFPQDDHERLLIEQLSDAGVEVEWGTELTRFREEDGRVRAILRHEGCEEVVETSYLCGCDGAKSTVRQGLDLDFPGGTYAQTFFVADTVATCPSGERDVTLFLGDRDFFVIFPIRSSGMRRAIGIFPPEVEGREEPSFEDVRPRLEAVAELRVSKVNWFSTYRVHHRVTDRFRIGRVFIAGDAGHVHSPAGGQGMNTGIGDAVNLAWKLAAVLQNRASPALLETYEAERLPFARLLVSTTDTAFRFLVGKGVLGKAFRTLVMPRLVPSLLRIEFVRTLAFKVVSQTRIHYRKSPLSSGHVGKVRAGDRLPWLAEDDNFAPLESLDWQVHIYGDVAPHVRRHILATGLPLHIFSYTEKTRATGLARDALYLVRPDGHIALADTGQDPSRLDTYLSRFAIRPANRSILPTA; via the coding sequence ATGACGAGGAACCCGGCCGAGATCCTCATCATCGGTGCGGGGCCCACCGGTCTGACGCTCGCCCTCTGGCTGGCGAGGCTGGGGGTTCCGTCACGGATCGTCGAGAAGAACAGCGGCCCCGGTCTGCAATCGAGGGCCATGGTCGTTCAGGCCAGGACGCTGGAGTTCTACCGCCAGCTTGGTTTCGCCGAAGAAACGATCGAACGAGGCTTCAAGCTCGACTCGGTCCATCTCCGCCGGGGAGGGGCCGAGGTGACCCACTTCCGAATCGGCGAGATCGGGGTGGGGCTCAGCCCTTTTCCGTTCGTCCTTAGCTTCCCCCAGGACGACCACGAGCGGCTCCTCATCGAGCAACTCTCCGATGCAGGAGTTGAGGTCGAGTGGGGCACCGAGCTGACGCGCTTCCGGGAGGAAGACGGTCGCGTCCGCGCAATCTTGCGGCACGAGGGATGCGAGGAAGTCGTCGAGACCTCGTACCTCTGCGGCTGCGACGGGGCCAAGAGCACGGTTCGACAGGGGCTCGATCTGGACTTCCCGGGCGGCACTTACGCTCAGACCTTCTTCGTCGCCGACACGGTTGCAACCTGCCCCAGCGGCGAGCGCGATGTCACGCTCTTCCTGGGCGATCGCGATTTCTTCGTGATCTTCCCGATCCGGAGCAGCGGCATGCGCCGGGCGATCGGGATTTTCCCTCCCGAGGTCGAAGGGCGAGAGGAGCCCTCCTTCGAGGACGTCAGACCCAGGCTGGAAGCCGTCGCCGAACTTCGGGTGTCTAAGGTGAACTGGTTCTCGACGTACCGCGTTCATCACCGGGTCACCGACCGATTCCGCATCGGCCGAGTCTTCATCGCCGGCGATGCGGGGCACGTTCACAGCCCGGCGGGCGGCCAGGGGATGAATACAGGGATCGGCGACGCGGTCAACCTCGCCTGGAAGCTGGCGGCCGTGCTCCAGAATCGCGCCTCGCCGGCCCTCCTCGAGACCTACGAGGCCGAACGACTCCCCTTCGCCAGGCTCCTCGTCTCCACCACGGACACCGCGTTCCGGTTTCTCGTGGGCAAGGGCGTGCTCGGGAAGGCGTTTCGGACGCTGGTGATGCCTCGTCTCGTTCCCTCCCTTCTGCGCATCGAGTTCGTCCGGACCCTGGCCTTCAAGGTCGTCTCCCAGACCCGCATTCACTACCGGAAGAGTCCCCTTTCGAGCGGCCACGTTGGGAAGGTCAGGGCCGGCGATCGGCTCCCCTGGCTCGCCGAGGATGACAATTTCGCGCCGCTCGAATCGCTGGATTGGCAAGTTCACATCTATGGTGACGTTGCCCCGCACGTGAGGCGGCACATCCTCGCGACGGGCCTCCCTCTCCATATTTTCTCCTATACGGAAAAAACTCGGGCCACCGGATTGGCACGTGACGCTCTTTATCTCGTCCGTCCCGACGGCCACATTGCGCTCGCGGACACCGGACAGGACCCAAGTCGACTCGATACCTACCTCTCCCGCTTCGCAATTCGTCCCGCCAATCGATCGATCCTCCCGACGGCCTGA
- a CDS encoding DUF1553 domain-containing protein: MHPSHLRRLCCLVLVACISGIAGVAASEEPGIGVIPPKATLRGPDSVQQLAVENLQNHGDVTAAAIFASSDEAVATVDAAGTVTAKGDGKASIRVTAAGRTEVVPVEVKDFAGTTPTNFSNQVVPIFTKLGCNSGGCHGKATGQNGFKLSLFGFDPPLDYETLVKEGRGRRLFPANPERSLLLQKAVAEVPHGGGRKMERGSHEYRVIARWIGAGMPFGKSTDPVVAKVEIYPDARVMSAGQTQQVIVTAHYTDGATEDVTRWAQYQSNDVDVAEVAQGGVARAREMSGQAAIMARYQGNVAVFRATVPLRKGAVVAAEFDSSNPIDAATRNQWQALGVTPSGPCSDSEFIRRASLDITGALPKAAEIKEFTADTDPEKRRALVDRLLASPEYASFFALKWADVLRNKREGNPLYQRGSFSFHDWIRESLDTNVPYDKFVRSILSATGTPETAPPVQWFRRLRQADAFVDDSAQVFLGMRLQCAKCHHHPFEKWSQDDYYGFAAFFAKIGRKPFGLPPAPGVAPAEEVIFNARQGAVTHPKTGKVMVPRGLGGPELKLAATADPRKNLVDWMTNPDNPFFARALVNRYWSHFFGRGIVEPMDDLRLTNPPSNPELLDALSSRFKESGYDLKALVRLICTSRTYALSSIPNEFNAKDKQSFARHYPRRMTAEVLLDAISELTGVATPFGGMPAGTRAVELPDESIASTFLDVFGRPKRDTSCECERVTDASLGQSLMLLNSGEVQSKLAAAGGRAIALAADPRPDVVKVDELFWAAFGRAPTTGESAGATSYLESHATKRGEAFEDILWALVNSKEFQFND, encoded by the coding sequence ATGCACCCATCGCACCTTCGACGCCTCTGTTGCCTGGTCTTGGTCGCTTGCATCTCCGGAATCGCCGGCGTTGCTGCCTCTGAGGAGCCGGGCATCGGAGTTATCCCCCCCAAGGCGACGTTGCGCGGTCCCGACTCGGTTCAACAACTCGCCGTCGAGAACCTCCAGAATCATGGAGACGTGACGGCGGCGGCGATCTTCGCGTCTTCGGACGAGGCGGTGGCCACGGTGGACGCGGCCGGGACGGTGACCGCGAAGGGGGACGGCAAGGCATCGATCCGGGTGACAGCGGCGGGGCGTACCGAGGTTGTGCCCGTCGAGGTCAAGGACTTCGCCGGCACCACGCCGACCAATTTCAGCAATCAGGTCGTCCCGATCTTCACCAAGCTCGGCTGCAACTCGGGCGGTTGCCACGGCAAGGCGACGGGCCAGAACGGGTTCAAGCTGAGCCTCTTCGGTTTCGATCCTCCCCTGGATTACGAGACGCTCGTGAAGGAAGGCCGGGGGCGGCGCCTCTTCCCGGCGAACCCGGAGCGGAGCTTGCTGCTTCAGAAGGCCGTGGCCGAGGTGCCCCACGGTGGCGGTCGAAAGATGGAGCGGGGGTCGCACGAATATCGCGTCATCGCCCGCTGGATCGGGGCGGGGATGCCGTTCGGGAAGTCGACCGACCCGGTGGTCGCCAAGGTTGAGATCTATCCCGACGCCCGGGTGATGTCGGCCGGACAGACGCAGCAAGTCATCGTCACCGCCCATTACACGGACGGGGCGACCGAGGACGTGACCCGCTGGGCCCAGTATCAGTCGAACGACGTCGACGTGGCCGAGGTCGCCCAGGGGGGCGTGGCCCGGGCTCGCGAGATGTCGGGTCAGGCGGCAATCATGGCCCGCTACCAGGGCAACGTCGCCGTCTTTCGCGCCACGGTCCCGCTCCGCAAGGGGGCCGTAGTCGCTGCGGAGTTCGACTCCTCCAATCCGATCGACGCCGCGACACGCAATCAGTGGCAGGCACTCGGGGTGACCCCGTCGGGGCCTTGTTCCGACTCCGAGTTCATCCGCAGGGCGAGCCTCGACATCACCGGTGCGCTGCCGAAAGCGGCGGAGATCAAGGAGTTCACGGCGGACACCGACCCGGAGAAGCGTCGCGCTCTCGTCGATCGACTGCTGGCGAGCCCCGAGTATGCGTCGTTCTTCGCCCTGAAGTGGGCCGATGTCCTGCGCAACAAGCGTGAGGGAAATCCGCTCTATCAGCGTGGGTCGTTCAGCTTCCACGACTGGATCCGCGAGAGCCTGGACACGAATGTCCCCTATGACAAGTTCGTGAGGTCGATCCTCTCCGCCACGGGCACTCCGGAGACGGCCCCGCCCGTCCAGTGGTTCCGCAGGTTGAGGCAGGCCGACGCGTTCGTGGATGACTCGGCGCAGGTCTTCCTGGGCATGCGACTCCAGTGCGCCAAGTGCCATCACCATCCGTTCGAAAAGTGGAGCCAGGACGACTATTACGGCTTCGCGGCCTTCTTCGCCAAGATCGGTCGAAAGCCGTTCGGTCTACCGCCCGCGCCCGGAGTCGCTCCTGCCGAGGAGGTCATCTTCAACGCGAGGCAGGGGGCCGTCACTCACCCGAAGACGGGCAAAGTGATGGTTCCTCGCGGGCTGGGCGGCCCTGAATTGAAGCTGGCGGCGACGGCCGACCCGCGGAAAAACCTGGTCGACTGGATGACGAATCCGGACAACCCGTTCTTCGCCCGGGCGCTCGTCAATCGATACTGGTCGCACTTCTTCGGCCGGGGGATCGTCGAGCCGATGGACGACCTCAGGCTGACGAACCCGCCGTCGAACCCGGAGCTTCTCGACGCCTTGTCTTCGCGATTCAAGGAGAGCGGGTACGACCTGAAGGCGCTTGTGCGGCTGATCTGCACGAGCCGGACGTATGCCCTTTCCAGCATCCCCAATGAGTTCAACGCGAAGGACAAGCAGAGCTTCGCCCGGCACTATCCGCGGCGGATGACGGCCGAGGTGCTGCTCGACGCGATCTCGGAACTGACCGGCGTGGCTACCCCGTTCGGCGGGATGCCGGCGGGGACCAGGGCGGTGGAACTGCCCGACGAGAGCATCGCCTCGACGTTCCTGGACGTCTTCGGTCGCCCCAAGCGGGACACATCGTGCGAGTGCGAACGGGTGACCGACGCCAGCCTCGGCCAGAGCCTGATGCTGCTGAATTCCGGCGAGGTGCAGTCGAAACTGGCCGCCGCCGGAGGCAGGGCGATCGCGCTCGCCGCCGATCCCAGGCCCGATGTCGTGAAGGTCGACGAACTCTTCTGGGCGGCGTTCGGCCGGGCCCCGACGACGGGTGAGTCGGCCGGCGCGACGAGCTATCTGGAATCGCACGCGACGAAGCGTGGCGAGGCCTTCGAGGACATCCTCTGGGCCCTGGTCAATTCCAAGGAATTTCAGTTCAACGACTGA